One region of Paucibacter aquatile genomic DNA includes:
- a CDS encoding LytR/AlgR family response regulator transcription factor, producing the protein MNIAKSAITALIADDEEGPREQLRAALQRLWPELQIVAASEHGVDAWDDFLAHEPQVCFLDIRMPGLNGIEVARRMAATASPPQVVFVTAFGDHALSAFDAGAVDYVMKPVDDARLGQAIERLKARLQKDGGSGPDLNALLKQLLPAVAAPKPKPIQASLGREIKLIAPEDVIFFESDNRYTRVVFDGGDALIRTPLKELLTTLDTELFWQVHRSVLVNSRHIASAVRVDENSMHITLKGREEKLPVSRQFQGLFKGQ; encoded by the coding sequence ATGAACATCGCCAAATCTGCCATCACCGCCCTCATCGCCGACGATGAAGAAGGCCCGCGCGAGCAACTGCGCGCCGCGCTGCAGCGCCTCTGGCCCGAGCTGCAGATCGTGGCCGCCAGCGAGCATGGCGTCGATGCCTGGGACGACTTCCTGGCCCATGAGCCCCAGGTCTGCTTTCTGGACATCCGCATGCCGGGCCTGAACGGCATCGAGGTGGCCCGCCGCATGGCCGCCACCGCCAGCCCGCCGCAGGTGGTCTTCGTCACCGCTTTTGGCGACCATGCGCTCTCGGCCTTCGATGCCGGGGCGGTCGATTACGTGATGAAGCCGGTGGACGATGCCCGCCTGGGCCAGGCCATCGAGCGGCTCAAGGCGCGCCTGCAAAAAGACGGCGGCAGCGGCCCCGATCTGAATGCCCTGCTCAAGCAGCTGCTGCCCGCCGTGGCGGCCCCCAAGCCCAAGCCCATCCAGGCCTCGCTGGGCCGCGAGATCAAGCTGATCGCCCCCGAGGACGTGATCTTTTTCGAGAGCGACAACCGCTACACCCGGGTGGTGTTCGACGGCGGCGACGCGCTGATCCGCACCCCGCTCAAGGAGCTGCTGACCACGCTGGACACCGAGCTGTTCTGGCAGGTGCACCGCAGCGTGCTGGTCAACAGCCGCCACATCGCCAGCGCCGTGCGCGTGGACGAAAACTCCATGCACATCACGCTCAAAGGCCGCGAGGAGAAGCTGCCGGTCTCGCGCCAGTTCCAGGGCTTGTTCAAGGGGCAGTGA
- a CDS encoding sensor histidine kinase has protein sequence MMNKPWATLRGFFREVDWRLVFLLGPRYRFTPEQWRRLDTLPGISPTIKVAAVVNVLALAVVAALELPWPIARLVFCGTLLLGLVTLWVSADLWRRPTQKRLHRAYGFSAVPLGAVFGFMMASQPQRWLKEPWHHELLIRGCAIGFVYTMAIWAVAMWRNEFMADWLHDEALREQKLELAQRLSSAQIQPHFLFNSLASLQHWVAVKDDRAAPLLQSLTSYLRATLPLFDRPLLSVGEEAEAVRRYLEVMQARLGGRLRFVLDIAPDAATAQLPPGVLLTLVENAVEHGVQPQLSGGELQLRAYLPAEGGLCVEVLDDGPGPSDALLQLPPLDPAAMLRDAQASLGLQNSRLRLWQAFGDQAELSLSHRNEGGCRAQVWVRTSPPEAQSRT, from the coding sequence ATGATGAACAAGCCGTGGGCGACCTTGCGCGGATTCTTCCGCGAAGTGGATTGGCGCCTGGTCTTTCTCCTGGGCCCGCGCTACCGCTTCACGCCCGAGCAATGGCGGCGCCTCGATACGCTGCCGGGCATCTCGCCCACCATCAAGGTGGCAGCCGTGGTGAATGTGCTGGCGCTCGCCGTGGTGGCCGCCCTGGAGCTGCCTTGGCCTATCGCACGTCTGGTTTTTTGCGGCACGTTGCTGCTGGGGCTGGTGACTTTGTGGGTCAGTGCCGATCTGTGGCGCCGCCCGACCCAGAAGCGCCTGCACCGGGCCTATGGATTCAGTGCCGTTCCACTCGGCGCGGTGTTCGGTTTCATGATGGCGTCCCAGCCTCAGCGGTGGCTGAAAGAGCCCTGGCATCATGAGTTGCTGATCCGCGGCTGCGCCATCGGCTTTGTCTACACCATGGCCATCTGGGCCGTGGCCATGTGGCGCAATGAGTTCATGGCCGACTGGCTGCACGACGAAGCCCTGCGCGAGCAGAAGCTGGAGCTGGCCCAGCGCCTCAGCAGCGCGCAGATTCAGCCGCACTTTCTCTTCAACTCCCTGGCTTCGCTGCAGCACTGGGTGGCGGTCAAGGACGATCGCGCCGCGCCGCTCCTGCAATCGCTGACCTCCTACCTGCGGGCCACCTTGCCCCTGTTTGACCGGCCCCTGCTCTCGGTCGGCGAAGAGGCCGAAGCCGTGCGCCGCTACCTGGAGGTGATGCAGGCCCGCCTGGGCGGCCGCCTGCGCTTTGTGCTCGACATCGCGCCCGATGCCGCCACCGCCCAGCTGCCGCCCGGTGTGCTGCTGACCCTGGTGGAGAATGCCGTCGAGCATGGGGTGCAGCCCCAGCTCAGCGGTGGCGAGCTGCAGCTGCGCGCCTACCTGCCGGCCGAGGGTGGCTTGTGCGTCGAGGTGCTGGACGATGGCCCCGGGCCCTCGGATGCGCTCTTGCAGCTGCCGCCGCTGGACCCGGCCGCCATGCTGCGCGACGCCCAGGCCAGCCTGGGCCTGCAGAACAGCCGCCTGCGCCTGTGGCAAGCCTTTGGCGACCAGGCCGAGCTGAGCCTGAGCCACCGCAACGAGGGGGGCTGTCGGGCGCAGGTCTGGGTGCGCACCTCACCGCCCGAAGCTCAATCACGAACCTGA
- a CDS encoding sensor histidine kinase, which yields MGMTRRLKARLQQAWDDAKALDWHVVFMLGPRHKFSEAQWALLDQRSAITASVKLCAWLNALLLGVLAAWQMPPPLQLGGFVVGFLMALALLWQAARLWRRPTMRTLYLGYVWVCVMAFVSTFLMGMFSGALRLEESIGKEEAGQLALDLVLLGVVGIWVLAMARNEMLAGWLREHEQQQQALALAQQLSSAQIQPHFLFNSLASLQHWVRSRDERAAILLDALTAYLRATLPLFNRQLLSLGEELEAVRQYLAVMQVRLGQRLQVQIEVPEAVASVQLPPALMLTLVENAIEHGVVPKLGSALLRIETEQQDQSLLVRVIDDGPGLPEAPAQPVRAGRGVGLSNSRLRLAQTYGEAARLSLRNAELGGCIAELQLPWSPDTRAAS from the coding sequence ATGGGAATGACACGCCGTTTGAAAGCGCGCTTGCAACAGGCCTGGGACGATGCGAAGGCGCTGGACTGGCATGTGGTGTTCATGCTCGGCCCGCGCCACAAATTCAGTGAGGCGCAGTGGGCCTTGCTCGATCAACGTTCGGCCATCACCGCCAGCGTCAAGCTCTGTGCCTGGCTCAACGCGCTGCTGCTGGGCGTGCTGGCCGCGTGGCAGATGCCGCCGCCGCTGCAGCTGGGGGGCTTTGTGGTCGGTTTCTTGATGGCGCTGGCTCTGCTCTGGCAGGCCGCCCGCCTGTGGCGTCGGCCGACCATGCGCACGCTGTACCTGGGCTATGTCTGGGTCTGCGTGATGGCCTTCGTCAGCACGTTTCTGATGGGCATGTTTTCCGGCGCCCTGCGCCTCGAGGAGAGCATCGGCAAGGAAGAAGCCGGACAGTTGGCGCTGGATCTGGTCTTGCTGGGCGTGGTCGGCATCTGGGTGCTGGCCATGGCTCGCAACGAGATGTTGGCCGGCTGGCTGCGCGAGCACGAGCAGCAGCAGCAGGCCTTGGCCCTGGCGCAGCAGCTCAGCAGCGCCCAGATCCAGCCGCATTTCTTGTTCAATTCCCTGGCCTCGCTGCAGCACTGGGTGCGCAGCCGTGACGAGCGTGCCGCCATTCTTTTGGATGCCCTGACTGCTTACTTGCGCGCCACCTTGCCTTTGTTCAACCGCCAGCTGCTCAGCCTGGGTGAAGAGCTGGAGGCCGTGCGCCAGTACCTGGCCGTGATGCAGGTGCGCCTGGGCCAGCGCCTGCAGGTGCAGATCGAGGTGCCCGAGGCGGTGGCTTCGGTGCAGCTGCCGCCGGCGCTCATGCTGACCCTGGTCGAGAACGCGATCGAGCATGGCGTGGTGCCCAAGCTCGGTTCTGCCCTCTTGCGCATTGAGACGGAGCAACAGGACCAATCGCTGCTGGTGCGCGTCATCGACGATGGCCCCGGCCTGCCTGAGGCGCCGGCTCAGCCCGTGCGCGCCGGCCGCGGCGTGGGTTTGAGCAATTCCCGCCTGCGCCTGGCGCAGACCTATGGTGAGGCCGCCCGTCTGAGCCTGCGCAATGCCGAGCTGGGCGGCTGCATCGCCGAATTGCAACTGCCCTGGTCACCGGACACGAGGGCCGCATCATGA
- a CDS encoding histidine kinase — translation MSPSELWLRAWRRVRGRFMPCEAAAERLPDEAGIRRLGLAPLRGLALWWPIGFTATVLALSSVGALHSLQGRALLLFMLACAGLGFAWLARWVWAWPSSSRVFRSSLSGAVGMVLVALVIRHGASADEAEWLRLVFMGLGVTVMGGVSFVSIYRRHQILARQRELAERELALAAQAQLAQAQIQPHFLFNSLASLQHWVHQGDARAAPLLDALTAYLRATLPLFNRRQLSLGEELEAVRQYLAVMQARLGARLRVDIEVPEALRAVQLPPALLLTLVENAIEHGVVPKLGAAFLRIEAEQQGPTLYLRVIDDGPGLPEQLPPARAGRGVGLSNSRLRLAQSFGDEASLNLENSAETGGCVATLRLPLAMAMPPGAPA, via the coding sequence ATGAGCCCGTCCGAGCTGTGGCTGAGGGCCTGGCGTCGCGTGCGCGGGCGCTTCATGCCTTGTGAAGCGGCGGCGGAGCGCCTGCCCGACGAGGCCGGCATTCGTCGCCTGGGCCTGGCGCCGCTGCGCGGTCTCGCCCTCTGGTGGCCGATTGGTTTCACGGCGACCGTGCTGGCCCTCAGCTCGGTGGGGGCGCTGCACAGCCTGCAGGGGCGGGCCCTGCTGCTGTTCATGCTGGCCTGTGCCGGCCTGGGCTTTGCCTGGCTGGCACGCTGGGTCTGGGCCTGGCCCAGCAGCTCGCGTGTGTTTCGCAGCTCTTTGTCCGGCGCGGTGGGCATGGTGCTGGTGGCCCTGGTCATACGCCACGGTGCATCGGCCGATGAGGCCGAGTGGCTGCGCCTGGTGTTCATGGGCCTGGGCGTGACGGTCATGGGCGGTGTGAGCTTTGTGTCCATCTACCGCCGCCACCAGATCCTGGCTCGCCAGCGCGAGCTGGCCGAGCGCGAGCTGGCCCTGGCCGCCCAGGCGCAGCTGGCGCAGGCGCAAATCCAGCCGCACTTCCTCTTCAACTCCCTGGCTTCGCTGCAGCATTGGGTGCACCAGGGCGATGCGCGCGCGGCGCCCTTGCTGGATGCGCTAACGGCTTATTTGCGCGCCACCCTGCCGCTGTTCAACCGCCGCCAGCTCAGCCTGGGCGAAGAGCTGGAGGCCGTGCGCCAGTACCTGGCCGTGATGCAGGCGCGCCTGGGTGCGCGGCTGCGGGTGGACATCGAGGTGCCCGAGGCGCTGCGTGCCGTGCAGCTGCCGCCGGCGCTGCTGCTGACCTTGGTGGAGAACGCCATCGAGCATGGCGTGGTGCCCAAGCTCGGCGCCGCGTTCCTGCGCATCGAGGCCGAGCAGCAGGGCCCAACGCTGTACCTGCGCGTCATCGACGACGGCCCCGGCCTGCCCGAGCAGCTGCCGCCCGCGCGCGCCGGGCGCGGCGTGGGCCTGAGCAATTCGCGCCTGCGCCTGGCCCAGAGCTTTGGCGACGAGGCCAGCCTGAACCTGGAAAACTCCGCCGAGACCGGCGGCTGCGTCGCCACGCTGCGCCTGCCTTTGGCCATGGCCATGCCGCCCGGGGCGCCGGCGTGA
- a CDS encoding sensor histidine kinase codes for MQQAPSSRDHPAHLALDWTQWVWPGPRRVFSEEELARAGQQPWPVSIDLYVLSNVLVLLAINVPELPRQWAGWISAGVLAVLALVLGLARTLWRRPSRRRLNLISYAAVLAFVLATLPISHPELASPEWIARLKAHREAVTFLAMFGMSAFLVTYTSFLFLTVMRAQQIEARLRELDEQAHALKLARRLASAQMQPHFLFNTLASVQHWVDTQDPRAGSTLRAFTQYLRATLPMFERESLSLAEELQIVRSYLEVMQARLGERLRWALEIEPGLDEVVVPPGLLLTLAENAIGHGIEPALRGGRVVVRAWRQDQQVMLEVEDDGMGLNSVEPVERLGLSNSRDRLRQLHGEQARLSLLPRAPGALAQVQIPWAAAAGVPAA; via the coding sequence ATGCAGCAAGCGCCGTCATCCCGGGATCACCCCGCCCATCTCGCGCTGGACTGGACCCAATGGGTCTGGCCCGGTCCGCGTCGCGTCTTCAGCGAGGAGGAGCTGGCGCGTGCCGGCCAGCAGCCCTGGCCGGTGTCGATCGATCTGTATGTGCTCAGCAATGTGCTGGTGCTGCTGGCCATCAATGTTCCGGAGTTGCCGCGTCAATGGGCGGGCTGGATCAGTGCCGGCGTGCTCGCCGTCCTGGCTCTGGTGCTGGGACTGGCGCGCACCCTGTGGCGCCGGCCCAGCCGGCGGCGCCTGAACCTCATCAGCTATGCCGCGGTGCTGGCCTTCGTGCTGGCCACCCTCCCGATCTCGCACCCCGAGCTGGCCTCGCCCGAGTGGATCGCTAGACTCAAGGCGCACCGCGAGGCCGTGACGTTCTTGGCCATGTTCGGCATGTCGGCCTTCCTGGTCACCTACACCTCTTTCCTGTTTCTCACCGTCATGCGGGCGCAGCAAATTGAAGCGCGCCTGCGCGAACTCGACGAGCAGGCCCATGCGCTCAAGCTGGCCCGCCGTCTGGCCTCGGCGCAGATGCAGCCGCATTTCCTGTTCAACACCCTGGCTTCGGTGCAGCACTGGGTGGACACGCAGGACCCACGCGCCGGCAGCACCTTGCGCGCCTTCACCCAGTATCTGCGGGCCACCCTGCCCATGTTCGAGCGTGAGAGCCTCAGCCTGGCCGAAGAGCTGCAGATCGTGCGCAGCTATCTGGAGGTGATGCAGGCGCGCCTGGGCGAGCGCCTGCGCTGGGCGCTGGAGATCGAGCCCGGCCTGGACGAGGTAGTGGTGCCGCCGGGCCTGCTGCTGACCCTGGCCGAGAACGCCATCGGCCATGGCATCGAGCCGGCCCTGCGCGGCGGCCGCGTGGTCGTGCGGGCCTGGCGCCAGGATCAGCAGGTGATGCTGGAGGTGGAGGACGATGGCATGGGGCTGAACTCGGTCGAGCCGGTCGAGCGCCTGGGTCTCAGCAATTCCCGCGATCGCCTGCGTCAGCTGCATGGCGAGCAGGCGCGCCTGAGCCTGCTGCCCCGCGCGCCGGGCGCACTCGCGCAGGTGCAGATTCCTTGGGCCGCGGCCGCGGGAGTGCCCGCCGCATGA
- a CDS encoding class II glutamine amidotransferase, whose product MCQLLGMNANVPTDVMFSFTGLANRADEHKDGFGIAFFEGRGLRHFVDHHSARVSPLAELVQRYPIRSDNVIAHIRKATQGQVSLENTHPFVRELWGRYWVFAHNGNLKDFQPRLHAAFRPVGQTDSELAFCWLMQELAKAHCTVPSIAELSLTLAELMPQLNVYGTFNMLLSNGQALWAHGSTHLHYLLRRHPFGRVHLQDEDLSVDFAPQTTEQDRVAMIATQPLTRDEPWVAFQPGELKVFVGGELLT is encoded by the coding sequence ATGTGCCAACTCCTCGGCATGAATGCCAATGTGCCGACCGATGTGATGTTCAGCTTCACCGGCCTGGCCAACCGCGCCGATGAGCACAAGGACGGCTTCGGCATTGCCTTTTTCGAAGGCCGCGGCCTGCGCCATTTTGTCGACCACCACAGCGCCCGGGTCTCGCCCCTGGCCGAGCTGGTGCAGCGCTACCCGATCCGCAGCGACAACGTCATTGCCCACATCCGCAAGGCGACGCAAGGCCAGGTCTCGCTGGAGAACACCCATCCTTTCGTGCGCGAGCTCTGGGGCCGCTACTGGGTCTTCGCCCACAACGGCAACCTCAAGGATTTCCAGCCGCGCCTGCATGCCGCCTTCCGCCCCGTGGGCCAGACCGACAGCGAGCTGGCCTTTTGCTGGCTGATGCAGGAGCTGGCCAAGGCCCACTGCACCGTGCCCAGCATTGCCGAGCTGAGCCTGACTCTGGCCGAGCTGATGCCGCAGCTGAACGTCTACGGCACCTTCAATATGCTGCTGTCCAATGGCCAGGCGCTCTGGGCCCATGGCTCCACCCACCTGCACTACCTGCTGCGCCGCCATCCCTTTGGCCGCGTGCATTTGCAGGATGAAGACCTGAGTGTCGATTTCGCGCCCCAGACCACCGAGCAGGACCGCGTGGCCATGATCGCCACCCAGCCGCTCACCCGCGACGAGCCCTGGGTGGCCTTCCAGCCCGGCGAGCTCAAGGTCTTTGTGGGCGGCGAGCTGCTCACTTGA
- a CDS encoding NAD(P)/FAD-dependent oxidoreductase has translation MLPPAASNALPAACSILIIGAGPAGSACARVLAQAGLDVVLVDQQPQGRDKICGDGLIPDSHAALKRLGLLDQVMARAQPVQHVACIGPRGGRIEVPGTLAVLPRRELDEMLCQAAQDAGARFLAPARFEAPLEDEQGRVCGARLKIGDQLHEIRADWVILATGAVPKALTAAGLCERHTPSGVALRGYVRAPSMVGRIKAMDVVWHESVRPGYGWIFPAPDGCFNIGVGVTDSHKAVGGKGEKKELNLRAIFDAFVAHYPPAAELMREGELVGELKGAPLRCTLNGARWSRPGLLVTGEAAGSTYSFTGEGIGKAMETGMLAADAVLLGRSRDWQDAQVRAAYEESLRALKPKFDLYERANRVNAHPWLVDLLIWRAKRSPRLVQRMSGVLNETSNPGNLISLRGFKRLFLE, from the coding sequence TTGCTTCCGCCCGCTGCGTCGAACGCGCTGCCGGCGGCTTGCTCCATCCTCATCATCGGCGCCGGCCCCGCCGGCAGTGCCTGCGCGCGGGTGCTGGCGCAAGCCGGCCTGGACGTGGTGCTGGTGGACCAGCAGCCGCAGGGGCGGGACAAGATTTGCGGGGATGGCTTGATTCCGGACAGCCATGCGGCGCTCAAGCGACTGGGGCTGCTGGATCAGGTGATGGCGCGGGCCCAGCCAGTGCAGCATGTGGCATGCATCGGGCCGCGCGGGGGGCGCATCGAGGTGCCGGGCACGCTGGCGGTGCTGCCGCGGCGTGAGCTCGATGAAATGCTGTGCCAGGCGGCGCAGGATGCGGGCGCGCGCTTTCTGGCGCCGGCGCGCTTCGAGGCGCCGCTGGAGGATGAGCAGGGCCGGGTCTGCGGGGCGCGGCTCAAGATCGGCGATCAGTTGCACGAGATTCGCGCGGACTGGGTGATTCTGGCCACCGGTGCCGTGCCCAAGGCCTTGACCGCGGCCGGCCTGTGCGAGCGCCACACACCCAGTGGCGTGGCTCTGCGCGGTTATGTGCGCGCACCCTCGATGGTGGGGCGCATCAAGGCCATGGATGTGGTCTGGCATGAGTCGGTGCGCCCGGGCTATGGCTGGATATTCCCGGCGCCCGATGGTTGCTTCAACATCGGCGTCGGTGTGACCGACAGCCACAAGGCCGTCGGCGGCAAGGGCGAGAAGAAAGAGCTCAATCTGCGCGCCATCTTCGACGCCTTCGTCGCCCACTACCCACCGGCCGCCGAGCTGATGCGCGAGGGTGAATTGGTGGGCGAGCTCAAGGGCGCGCCGCTGCGCTGCACCCTCAACGGCGCGCGCTGGAGCCGCCCGGGCTTGCTGGTCACCGGCGAAGCGGCCGGCAGCACCTACTCCTTCACCGGTGAAGGCATTGGCAAGGCCATGGAGACCGGCATGCTGGCGGCCGACGCCGTGCTGCTGGGCCGCAGCCGCGATTGGCAGGATGCCCAGGTCCGTGCGGCCTACGAGGAAAGCCTGCGCGCGCTCAAGCCCAAATTCGATCTGTACGAGCGGGCCAACCGTGTCAACGCCCACCCCTGGCTGGTCGATCTTCTGATCTGGCGCGCCAAACGCAGCCCGCGCCTGGTGCAACGCATGAGCGGGGTCTTGAATGAAACCAGCAACCCGGGCAATCTGATCAGCCTGCGCGGCTTCAAGCGATTGTTTTTGGAGTGA
- a CDS encoding TonB-dependent receptor, giving the protein MSNTSFRSMGRLSLIAIAASMALGTGVVHAQSNTTGQVYGVLTQTQGASVLLENVATGAKRTITPGADGRIVAANLAPGVYKASLLQDGKVINVLSNVEVRIGQGTALDFGNRLETVTVTGTRKVIDTSTADIGTSFNAQQLAALPVARNLNAIILMAPGTTEADSRYSGGISIGGGAPSENAYYINGFPATNPLTQLGSAELPFGAIADAQVLIGGFGSEYGRSVGGVMNVITKSGTNQWEAGAQYSITPNSFRNKPVDLYFGNTGKNPATDGTLRLRRAENNRTEYNYGGYVGGPLIKDKLFLFAAVEKRELRAESVNQTRNASAGNLNLTGFAEDKATTLRALAKLDFNITDQHRVDVTLIRDKPEITRDYYSYSYATGEVGANKNFSANYTNVDNQTAQGADMGILRYSGELTDNLTVTSLYGKSKTKHLNIFTGGGTEVKGVQFSPSAAGATPPGLTIPIKNPIGGQNVLSPNSKDSVESFRFDLEYRLGKHTIKAGIDNNKLTSNNAGVQLVGGSTIQYFKTTAANAADPNYQPLGGTSDKVWLANPAYGPYAAQGYFGREQIFTTTTDAYSNQSAQYIEDKYQPTKNLALSFGLRRESYENLNGDKQVFLEMKNQYNPRFSAVWDPVGDASTKVYGSAGRYSIQIPTHIAVRGASRSTFTRELFIYTGVDANGMPTGRVNIAKPYSANNEYGQSKDNKVVAAIDMKPSYQDELTLGIEKALFQDYKGSVKFTYRKLKSTIDDTCDAVPFEKWAKDNKVDTSEWDGFGCASFNPGETNKFLVDFKNAGPNARKQYTEVTLTAADFNLPKTNRTYTALDFSLEHPLRNGWYGKVTYTWSKNKGNTEGQTLSDVAQTDVAATQVWDHWELMEYANGYLPGDRRHMIRANGFVEVNPQWSVGGNLSVMSGRPINCLGLYGAAQNDPVGYGSSYHYCNGVPSPRGTAGRLPWTQRLDLRLTHKPELLKGLELSVDVFNVTNQQVTQNVIETYNGADKSAISPDYMRTISTSAPRRVQFTAVYNKKF; this is encoded by the coding sequence ATGTCGAATACTTCATTCCGCTCCATGGGGCGTCTGAGCCTCATCGCGATCGCAGCAAGCATGGCCCTGGGCACGGGTGTCGTGCACGCTCAGTCCAACACCACGGGTCAGGTGTATGGCGTGTTGACGCAAACGCAAGGTGCGTCCGTGCTGTTGGAAAACGTTGCAACTGGTGCCAAACGGACCATCACGCCCGGAGCCGATGGCCGCATCGTGGCCGCCAACTTGGCCCCCGGCGTTTACAAGGCCAGTCTGTTGCAAGACGGCAAGGTGATCAACGTTTTGTCCAATGTGGAAGTGCGTATTGGTCAAGGTACGGCGCTGGACTTCGGAAATCGCCTGGAGACCGTGACCGTGACCGGCACCCGCAAAGTGATCGACACGTCGACTGCCGATATCGGTACCTCTTTCAACGCACAACAACTGGCCGCCTTGCCGGTGGCTCGTAACTTGAATGCCATCATCCTGATGGCGCCGGGCACCACGGAAGCTGACTCGCGCTACTCTGGCGGTATCAGCATCGGCGGCGGCGCTCCGTCGGAAAATGCGTATTACATCAACGGCTTTCCCGCGACCAATCCGTTGACACAGCTGGGCTCGGCTGAACTGCCTTTTGGTGCAATTGCTGATGCGCAGGTGCTGATCGGCGGTTTCGGCTCGGAATATGGCCGTTCGGTGGGCGGCGTGATGAACGTCATCACCAAGTCGGGTACCAACCAATGGGAAGCTGGTGCGCAATATTCGATCACGCCAAACAGCTTCCGCAACAAGCCGGTGGATTTGTACTTTGGTAATACCGGCAAGAACCCTGCCACTGATGGAACTCTGCGCCTGCGTCGCGCTGAGAACAATCGCACAGAGTACAACTACGGTGGTTATGTAGGCGGCCCGCTGATCAAGGACAAATTGTTCTTGTTTGCCGCTGTTGAAAAGCGTGAGCTCCGGGCTGAGTCCGTCAATCAAACTCGCAACGCAAGTGCTGGCAACCTGAATCTGACTGGCTTTGCCGAAGACAAGGCCACGACCTTGCGAGCCTTGGCTAAGTTGGATTTCAACATCACCGACCAGCATCGCGTGGATGTGACCCTGATCCGCGACAAGCCAGAAATCACGCGTGATTACTACAGCTACAGCTATGCGACGGGCGAAGTTGGTGCGAACAAGAACTTCTCGGCCAATTACACCAACGTCGACAACCAGACGGCGCAAGGTGCCGATATGGGTATCCTGCGTTACTCTGGCGAACTGACCGATAACTTGACCGTCACCAGCTTGTACGGCAAGAGCAAGACCAAGCACCTCAACATCTTCACAGGTGGTGGCACCGAGGTGAAGGGCGTGCAGTTCAGCCCGTCGGCGGCTGGTGCTACACCTCCGGGCTTGACGATCCCCATCAAGAACCCGATTGGCGGTCAAAATGTCTTGAGTCCGAATTCCAAGGACAGCGTTGAAAGCTTCCGTTTCGACCTGGAATACCGCTTGGGCAAGCACACCATCAAGGCGGGTATCGACAACAACAAGCTGACATCGAACAACGCCGGTGTTCAGTTGGTCGGTGGATCGACCATCCAGTATTTCAAGACCACCGCCGCGAACGCCGCTGACCCCAACTACCAACCTCTGGGTGGTACGAGCGATAAGGTGTGGTTGGCGAACCCTGCTTACGGTCCGTATGCTGCACAAGGCTATTTCGGTCGCGAGCAGATTTTCACCACGACCACGGACGCTTACTCCAATCAGTCCGCTCAGTACATCGAAGACAAATACCAGCCGACCAAGAACCTGGCTTTGTCCTTCGGTCTGCGTCGTGAATCCTATGAAAACCTGAATGGTGACAAGCAGGTCTTCCTGGAGATGAAGAACCAGTACAACCCGCGCTTCTCCGCCGTGTGGGATCCTGTTGGTGACGCTTCGACCAAGGTGTACGGTAGTGCTGGCCGCTACTCGATCCAGATCCCGACGCACATTGCTGTTCGTGGTGCCAGCCGTTCGACCTTCACCCGTGAGTTGTTCATCTACACCGGCGTGGATGCCAACGGCATGCCGACCGGTCGCGTGAACATCGCCAAGCCTTATTCGGCCAATAACGAATATGGCCAGTCGAAGGACAACAAGGTTGTTGCAGCCATCGACATGAAGCCGTCCTACCAGGATGAGTTGACCTTGGGTATTGAGAAGGCACTGTTCCAAGACTACAAGGGCAGCGTCAAGTTCACCTATCGCAAGCTCAAGAGCACGATTGATGACACCTGCGATGCCGTGCCTTTCGAGAAGTGGGCCAAGGACAACAAGGTCGACACATCGGAATGGGATGGTTTCGGTTGCGCCAGCTTCAACCCGGGCGAGACCAACAAGTTCCTGGTGGACTTCAAGAATGCCGGCCCGAACGCTCGCAAGCAGTACACCGAAGTGACTTTGACTGCGGCTGATTTCAATCTGCCCAAGACCAATCGCACCTACACCGCCTTGGACTTCAGCTTGGAGCATCCGCTGCGCAATGGTTGGTACGGTAAGGTGACTTACACCTGGTCCAAGAACAAGGGCAATACCGAAGGCCAGACGCTGTCTGATGTCGCCCAAACCGATGTGGCTGCCACGCAGGTATGGGACCATTGGGAACTGATGGAGTACGCCAATGGCTACCTGCCGGGTGACCGTCGCCACATGATTCGCGCCAATGGCTTCGTTGAGGTCAACCCTCAGTGGAGCGTGGGTGGCAATCTGTCGGTGATGTCGGGCCGTCCCATCAACTGCTTGGGCCTCTACGGTGCAGCCCAGAACGATCCGGTGGGCTATGGTTCGTCCTACCACTACTGCAACGGTGTGCCTTCACCGCGTGGCACGGCGGGTCGTCTGCCCTGGACGCAGCGTCTGGATCTGCGCTTGACTCACAAGCCCGAGTTGCTGAAGGGTCTGGAGCTGTCGGTGGACGTCTTCAACGTCACCAACCAGCAAGTGACCCAAAACGTGATCGAGACCTACAACGGTGCTGACAAGTCGGCCATCAGTCCGGACTACATGCGCACGATCAGCACGTCGGCTCCTCGCCGCGTTCAGTTCACTGCGGTGTACAACAAGAAGTTCTGA